One genomic region from Prunus persica cultivar Lovell chromosome G3, Prunus_persica_NCBIv2, whole genome shotgun sequence encodes:
- the LOC18781712 gene encoding 60S ribosomal protein L27a-3, translating to MTTRFKKNRKKRGHVSAGHGRIGKHRKHPGGRGNAGGMHHHRILFDKYHPGYFGKVGMRYFHRLRNKFHCPIVNLDKLWSLVPQDVKDKAAKGNEAPLLDVTQFGYFKVLGKGVLPSSQPLVVKAKLISKTAEKKIKEAGGAVVLTA from the coding sequence ATGACGACGAGGTTCAAAAAGAATCGCAAGAAGCGTGGCCACGTCAGCGCCGGGCATGGGCGTATCGGCAAGCACCGCAAGCATCCAGGCGGTCGCGGAAACGCCGGAGGTATGCACCACCATCGGATCCTCTTCGACAAGTACCATCCGGGGTATTTTGGTAAAGTCGGTATGAGGTACTTCCACAGGCTGCGCAACAAGTTCCACTGCCCCATCGTCAACCTCGACAAGCTGTGGTCACTTGTACCCCAGGATGTGAAGGACAAGGCCGCCAAAGGAAACGAGGCCCCATTGCTTGACGTCACCCAGTTCGGCTACTTCAAGGTGTTGGGTAAGGGCGTGTTGCCTAGCTCTCAGCCGTTGGTTGTGAAGGCCAAGCTGATTTCTAAGACCGCCGAGAAGAAGATCAAGGAGGCTGGCGGAGCCGTCGTGCTCACCGCTTAG
- the LOC18781833 gene encoding ABC transporter B family member 26, chloroplastic isoform X2, which produces MDVFHFHQSNLCSLRPSPRRRPSSSYLHHGKPLPNLSTMSIPQIPIHSLTSKPPRRFHIRNEAVEKWVGPFGSAFPGGCCSWWSLSGHDKEEQSCTAAKPITLLHALRRMWDLVESHGSRWVIFVAFTSLIIAALSEISIPSILAESIFAAQSGDAVVFYRNSKILAFLCISSGICSGLRSGCFGIANIILMKHLRETLYSVLLFQDISFFDREAVGDLTSRLGADCQRLSLVIANDISLILRNVLQGIGALINLLILSRPLALSTLFICCVLSMIFLLYGKYQKKAAKLVQDFTAGANEAAQETFSLMRTVRVYGTERKEFGRFKQWLDKVAFVNIRESVAYGFWCVSFSTLYRSTQIIAVVLGGISIMSGHVSAEQLTKYVLYCEWLIYATWRVTDNVSSMMQSVGASEKVLQLMDLLPSDQVLSKGVKLQGVMGHIQFVNVSFHYPSRAKTPVLDDINVSVQAHEVVAMVGLSGSGKSTLVNLLLRLYEPITGQIYIDGFPLRELDIRWLRGKIGFVPQEPHIFHMSIKSNIEYGCSKDIKKEDVECAAKQAYAHDFISFLPDGYETVVNDNLLSGGQKQRIAVARAILRDPAILILDEATSALDSETEHYVKGVIHALRSDMKAKRTVIVIAHRLSTIKAADRIIVMDGGRITEMGNHTELLEKDGLYANLVGAQTDTLA; this is translated from the exons ATGGACGTGTTCCACTTCCACCAGTCGAACCTTTGCTCTCTCAGGCCAAGCCCAAGGAGGAGGCCTAGCTCCTCTTATCTCCATCACGGAAAGCCTCTTCCTAATCTCAGCACTATGTCCATACCCCAAATCCCAATTCACAGCCTCACATCCAAACCACCCCGCCGCTTCCATATCCGAAACGAGGCTGTTGAAAAGTGGGTTGGGCCTTTTGGTTCGGCATTTCCAGGTGGTTGTTGTAGTTGGTGGAGTTTAAGTGGGCATGATAAGGAAGAGCAAAGCTGCACGGCGGCGAAGCCCATTACGCTACTGCACGCTCTTCGTCGAATGTGGGATTTGGTGGAGAGTCATGGATCAAGATGGGTTATCTTTGTCGCGTTTACTTCTTTGATTATTGCTGCG CTTTCTGAGATTTCTATACCAAGTATATTGGCGGAATCCATATTTGCTGCTCAGAGTGGTGATGCTGTGGTTTTCTATAGGAACTCAAAAATTTTAGCTTTTTTGTGTATCAGTTCAGGGATATGTAG tGGCTTGCGAAGTGGTTGTTTTGGGATTGCAAACATTATTTTG ATGAAGCATCTCAGGGAAACTCTTTACTCAGTTCTTCTTTTCCAG gatatATCCTTTTTCGACAGAGAAGCAGTTGGTGATTTGACGAGCAGACTTGGGGCAGATTGTCAACGATTATCTCTTGTTATTGCGAATGATATTAGTTTGATCTTACGCAATGTTCTTCAG GGGATAGGTGCACTGATCAATTTGCTGATATTATCTCGGCCTCTCGCATTATCAACATTGTTTATCTGCTGTGTGTTATctatgatttttcttctttatggAAA GTACCAAAAGAAAGCTGCAAAGTTAGTCCAAGACTTCACTGCTGGTGCCAATGAA GCTGCGCAAGAAACATTTTCCTTGATGAGAACTGTCCGGGTTTATGGAactgaaagaaaagaatttggaAG GTTCAAGCAATGGCTAGACAAAGTTGCTTTTGTAAACATTCGAGAGAGTGTGGCTTATGGATTCTGGTGTGTGAGTTTCAGTACTCTTTATCGTTCTACACAG ATTATTGCAGTGGTGTTGGGAGgaatttcaattatgagtGGTCATGTATCAGCTGAGCAACTAACTAAGTATGTACTGTATTGTGAGTGGTTAATTTACGCAACTTGGAGGGTCACAGACAATGTATCATCAATGATGCAGTCTGTTGGAGCAAGTGAAAAGGTTCTTCAGTTAATGGACTTGTTGCCCAGCGACCAGGTCTTATCAAAAG GTGTGAAGTTGCAGGGGGTAATGGGACATATTCAGTTTGTAAATGTTTCTTTTCACTATCCTTCAAGGGCAAAA ACCCCCGTACTAGATGACATAAATGTTTCCGTACAAGCACATGAAGTGGTTGCAATG GTTGGTCTGAGTGGTAGTGGAAAAAGCACATTGGTGAATCTTTTGCTTCGTCTTTATGAACCAATTACTGGTCAG ATTTACATTGATGGTTTCCCTCTTAGAGAATTGGATATCAGGTGGTTGAGAGGAAAAATTGGATTTGTTCCACAG GAACCTCATATATTTCATATGAGCATAAAGTCAAACATAGAATACGGTTGCTCTAaagatattaaaaaagaagatgtAGAATGCGCTGCAAAGCAGGCCTATGCTCATGATTTCATCTCCTTTCTTCCTGACGGCTATGAAACCGTCGTGAACGATAATTTACTCAGCGGGGGACAAAAGCAGCGAATTGCTGTTGCCAGGGCCATTCTTAGAGACCCAGCTATATTGATCCTTGACGAAGCCACCAGTGCTCTAGATTCTGAAACCGAACATTATGTTAAG GGGGTTATTCATGCATTAAGAAGTGACATGAAAGCAAAAAGAACTGTCATTGTCATAGCACACAG GCTTTCAACCATAAAAGCTGCTGACAGAATCATTGTAATGGATGGTGGTCGAATCACTGAG ATGGGTAATCACACAGAGCTCCTCGAGAAGGATGGATTATATGCAAATTTGGTTGGAGCTCAAACAGATACTTTGGCTTGA
- the LOC18781833 gene encoding ABC transporter B family member 26, chloroplastic isoform X1 codes for MDVFHFHQSNLCSLRPSPRRRPSSSYLHHGKPLPNLSTMSIPQIPIHSLTSKPPRRFHIRNEAVEKWVGPFGSAFPGGCCSWWSLSGHDKEEQSCTAAKPITLLHALRRMWDLVESHGSRWVIFVAFTSLIIAALSEISIPSILAESIFAAQSGDAVVFYRNSKILAFLCISSGICSGLRSGCFGIANIILMKHLRETLYSVLLFQDISFFDREAVGDLTSRLGADCQRLSLVIANDISLILRNVLQGIGALINLLILSRPLALSTLFICCVLSMIFLLYGKYQKKAAKLVQDFTAGANEAAQETFSLMRTVRVYGTERKEFGRFKQWLDKVAFVNIRESVAYGFWCVSFSTLYRSTQIIAVVLGGISIMSGHVSAEQLTKYVLYCEWLIYATWRVTDNVSSMMQSVGASEKVLQLMDLLPSDQVLSKGVKLQGVMGHIQFVNVSFHYPSRAKQTPVLDDINVSVQAHEVVAMVGLSGSGKSTLVNLLLRLYEPITGQIYIDGFPLRELDIRWLRGKIGFVPQEPHIFHMSIKSNIEYGCSKDIKKEDVECAAKQAYAHDFISFLPDGYETVVNDNLLSGGQKQRIAVARAILRDPAILILDEATSALDSETEHYVKGVIHALRSDMKAKRTVIVIAHRLSTIKAADRIIVMDGGRITEMGNHTELLEKDGLYANLVGAQTDTLA; via the exons ATGGACGTGTTCCACTTCCACCAGTCGAACCTTTGCTCTCTCAGGCCAAGCCCAAGGAGGAGGCCTAGCTCCTCTTATCTCCATCACGGAAAGCCTCTTCCTAATCTCAGCACTATGTCCATACCCCAAATCCCAATTCACAGCCTCACATCCAAACCACCCCGCCGCTTCCATATCCGAAACGAGGCTGTTGAAAAGTGGGTTGGGCCTTTTGGTTCGGCATTTCCAGGTGGTTGTTGTAGTTGGTGGAGTTTAAGTGGGCATGATAAGGAAGAGCAAAGCTGCACGGCGGCGAAGCCCATTACGCTACTGCACGCTCTTCGTCGAATGTGGGATTTGGTGGAGAGTCATGGATCAAGATGGGTTATCTTTGTCGCGTTTACTTCTTTGATTATTGCTGCG CTTTCTGAGATTTCTATACCAAGTATATTGGCGGAATCCATATTTGCTGCTCAGAGTGGTGATGCTGTGGTTTTCTATAGGAACTCAAAAATTTTAGCTTTTTTGTGTATCAGTTCAGGGATATGTAG tGGCTTGCGAAGTGGTTGTTTTGGGATTGCAAACATTATTTTG ATGAAGCATCTCAGGGAAACTCTTTACTCAGTTCTTCTTTTCCAG gatatATCCTTTTTCGACAGAGAAGCAGTTGGTGATTTGACGAGCAGACTTGGGGCAGATTGTCAACGATTATCTCTTGTTATTGCGAATGATATTAGTTTGATCTTACGCAATGTTCTTCAG GGGATAGGTGCACTGATCAATTTGCTGATATTATCTCGGCCTCTCGCATTATCAACATTGTTTATCTGCTGTGTGTTATctatgatttttcttctttatggAAA GTACCAAAAGAAAGCTGCAAAGTTAGTCCAAGACTTCACTGCTGGTGCCAATGAA GCTGCGCAAGAAACATTTTCCTTGATGAGAACTGTCCGGGTTTATGGAactgaaagaaaagaatttggaAG GTTCAAGCAATGGCTAGACAAAGTTGCTTTTGTAAACATTCGAGAGAGTGTGGCTTATGGATTCTGGTGTGTGAGTTTCAGTACTCTTTATCGTTCTACACAG ATTATTGCAGTGGTGTTGGGAGgaatttcaattatgagtGGTCATGTATCAGCTGAGCAACTAACTAAGTATGTACTGTATTGTGAGTGGTTAATTTACGCAACTTGGAGGGTCACAGACAATGTATCATCAATGATGCAGTCTGTTGGAGCAAGTGAAAAGGTTCTTCAGTTAATGGACTTGTTGCCCAGCGACCAGGTCTTATCAAAAG GTGTGAAGTTGCAGGGGGTAATGGGACATATTCAGTTTGTAAATGTTTCTTTTCACTATCCTTCAAGGGCAAAA CAGACCCCCGTACTAGATGACATAAATGTTTCCGTACAAGCACATGAAGTGGTTGCAATG GTTGGTCTGAGTGGTAGTGGAAAAAGCACATTGGTGAATCTTTTGCTTCGTCTTTATGAACCAATTACTGGTCAG ATTTACATTGATGGTTTCCCTCTTAGAGAATTGGATATCAGGTGGTTGAGAGGAAAAATTGGATTTGTTCCACAG GAACCTCATATATTTCATATGAGCATAAAGTCAAACATAGAATACGGTTGCTCTAaagatattaaaaaagaagatgtAGAATGCGCTGCAAAGCAGGCCTATGCTCATGATTTCATCTCCTTTCTTCCTGACGGCTATGAAACCGTCGTGAACGATAATTTACTCAGCGGGGGACAAAAGCAGCGAATTGCTGTTGCCAGGGCCATTCTTAGAGACCCAGCTATATTGATCCTTGACGAAGCCACCAGTGCTCTAGATTCTGAAACCGAACATTATGTTAAG GGGGTTATTCATGCATTAAGAAGTGACATGAAAGCAAAAAGAACTGTCATTGTCATAGCACACAG GCTTTCAACCATAAAAGCTGCTGACAGAATCATTGTAATGGATGGTGGTCGAATCACTGAG ATGGGTAATCACACAGAGCTCCTCGAGAAGGATGGATTATATGCAAATTTGGTTGGAGCTCAAACAGATACTTTGGCTTGA
- the LOC18784266 gene encoding nuclear pore complex protein GP210 produces the protein MLSYNVLLGLFLLLMVDQTASHLSSGPHIADVNILLPSKMTHPVEYRLQGSDGCFKWSWDHHDILSVLPEYNSTSHCSTSARLRSIAPYSGRKETAVYAADVNTGAVIRCKVFIDKISRIQIFHNSIKLDLDGLATLRVRAFDSEENVFSSLVGLQFMWQLMPEPNVLPHHLVHVPLKDSPLSDCGGLCGDLDIQINLEDNGVFSDLYVVKGIEIGHEIVSVHLLEPQFKHMTDKIVLTVAEAISLNPPSPVFVLVGAAVRYSLIIIRGNKAQVVKLPSPHHRWSVSNSSVACVDSMMGLAYALNLGVTNTIVEDTRVAGHIQVSSLNVVLPDSLSLYMIPLSTSDDPVEGIKAIPSMTRWYGVSGRRYLIQMKVFSEGPDAQEIYITESDDIKLSNNQSDYWRLFTVSDDIAIKHGWQNSIILKATSQGRDKLTASLTYFSGLNETKEVLKVAQEVMVCDQLMFSLDKSDASPTIFLPWAPAIYQEVELLATGGCAKASSDYKWFSSDMSIVSVSASGVVQAKKPGKATIKVLSIFDSFNYDEVVVEVSVPASMVMLLNFPVETVVGTHLQAAVTMKASNGAYFYRCDAFSSFIKWKAGSESFIIVNSTGESPALDSLGNANFHASNYGPPCSWAYIYASASGRATLHATLSKEYHNFDSSFGGPFVLKASSLIAAYSPLSIRQAGDGNHFGGYFFDLALAETDKQLVKLDKIYLVPGTHLDVMLLGGPEKWNNGVDFVETMEILNEQHGHIDNGASVESLSESYKSLYRVSCQMLGTYKIVFKRGNLVGDGHPLPAVAEVPLSLICSIPASIVLLVDEHVNEREVIRTAIQADRSSGRIRVTPVTVANGRTIRLAAIGISNSGEAFANSSSLYLRWELFSCNEMAKWDDADNLERSEHSWERLLSLKNESGLCTVRATAIGFRDNMGGHKSVPLLDSSENVLADAIRLQLVSTLMVSPEFNLVFFNPNAKLNLSITGGSCFLEAVVNDSRVLEVVQPQRGLQCSQLMLSPKGMGTALVTVYDVGLAPPLGASAVVQVVDIDWIKIVSPEEISLMEGASQTIDLMAGISDGRTFDSYQFAYMNIHVHVEDHIIEVLDINDISRTGGGYVNIPKFKILATHLGITTFFVSAVQQSGHEILSQPIMVEVYAPPIIHPQDIFLVPGAAYVLTVKGGPTVGVYVEYMSMNEEIVTMHRSSGRLSAISPGNTTIRARVFRNGDTVICEAYGSVKVGVPSSVILNAQSELLGVGREMPIYPLFSEGDLFSVYELCQNYQWTVEDDKVLSFNLLEHLNGEKYATQLDPSEKIQFPSHMSEEELGFIKVMFGRSTGRTNIAVSFSCEFISSGSKSWTRFYNASLSILVVPDLPLALGVPITWVLPPHYTTTSILPSSSESYGQRDSQSHKGTIMYSLLRNFPDKNEGVQKDAISVEGDRIKTSESNNLACIQAKDRITGRIEIAACVKVAEVSQIRITNKEEVPFHGINLAVGAELSLPVVYLDALGNPFYEAYGAVLFDVVTNFPDVVSINKNNTHGGSRNIHLKAMQHGRALVRISIDRIPQKSDYILISVGAHIHPQNPVLHIGGHLNFSIEGLNDILSGQWSTANGSVISVSPLSGVAEVVGEGTTQVFFEASSLKLRTAVVVLTEDIVSVDAPRETLTNVPVPTKGYNFSVKISNNYDKFKALGNMKGLQYDCRVDPPFVGYAKPWLDLDTGNSYCLFFPYSPEHLVRLIPKSKDMKPDISVSINASLRGADHVSGSASALFVGGFSILEMGKDSMQLNLTPYSNKTIITILGNIDVEIYWHERESLLITRIHTEGFGIGGRAKYEVKMLGAKRFTDTIFITLPANGQSVEIDVSCDPGERTASETTINYTLWTTVLGCLALLILTVVVSICYLDRPDRSPQTSINVPATPSIAAPVTPDRSSPAIGSESPRTPQPFIDYVRRTIDETPYYRREPRRRVNPQNTF, from the exons ATGTTGAGCTACAATGTATTGCTCggtttatttcttcttctcatggTGGACCAAACGGCGTCGCATTTGAGCTCTGGTCCACACATTGCAGACGTCAATATTCTGCTGCCTTCCAAAATGACTCATCCGGTCGAGTATAGGCTTCAGGGAAGTGATGGCTGCTTCAAATG GTCATGGGATCATCACGATATTCTGTCTGTTCTGCCCGAATATAATTCAACTAGTCACTGCTCAACAAGTGCGCGGTTGAGATCAATTGCTCCTTATAGTGGTCGAAAGGAGACTGCTGTTTACGCTGCTGATGTAAATACTGGAGCTGTGATTCGCTGCAAAGTTTTTATTGACAAAATTTCCAGAATTCAGATAtttcataattcaattaaGCTTGACTTAGACGGGCTTGCCACGCTTCGAGTCCGTGCCTTTGATAGTGAAG AAAATGTGTTTTCTTCACTGGTGGGCTTGCAGTTTATGTGGCAGCTGATGCCTGAACCTAATGTATTGCCTCATCACCTTGTTCATGTCCCTCTAAAGGACTCTCCCCTGAGCGACTGTGGCGGGTTGTGTGGAGACCTAGATATCCAAATAAACCTTGAAGATAAT GGTGTATTTTCTGATCTGTACGTCGTAAAGGGAATTGAAATTGGGCATGAGATTGTTTCTGTGCATTTGCTTGAGCCACAGTTCAAGCACATGACTGATAAGATTGTTCTAACTGTAGCAGAAGCCATTTCACTCAATCCTCCCTCGCCTGTTTTTGTCCTTGTTGGTGCAGCTGTTCGTTATAGTCTAATAATTATCCGTGGCAACAAAGCTCAAG TTGTAAAGTTGCCGTCTCCACATCATCGATGGTCTGTTTCAAACTCTTCAGTTGCTTGTGTTGACTCTATGATGGGTTTGGCATATGCGTTGAACTTAGGGGTAACTAACACCATAGTTGAAGATACAAGGGTTGCTGGCCACATACAAGTGTCGTCACTTAATGTTGTCCTGCCTGATTCTTTATCTTTATACATGATACCTCTGTCTACTTCTGATGATCCTGTTGAAGGAATTAAAGCAATTCCATCCATGACACGGTGGTATGGTGTTTCTGGTCGTCGGTACCTCATTCAAATGAAGGTTTTCTCAGAAGGACCAGATGCACAAGAAATCTACATTACAGAG AGTGATGACATAAAGTTGTCCAATAACCAGTCTGATTACTGGAGACTTTTTACTGTATCAGATGATATTGCAATCAAACATGGCTGGCAGAATTCTATAATTCTAAAGGCAACTTCACAGGGACGGGATAAATTGACAGCTTCTTTGACTTACTTTAGTGGGCTAAATGAGACGAAGGAG GTTCTCAAGGTTGCACAAGAAGTCATGGTTTGTGATCAACTCATGTTTAGTTTGGATAAAAGTGATGCATCTCCAACCATTTTCCTTCCCTGGGCCCCTGCTATTTATCAGGAGGTGGAGCTACTGGCTACAGGAG GTTGTGCTAAGGCATCCAGTGACTACAAATGGTTCTCTTCAGACATGAGTATTGTGTCTGTGTCTGCTTCTGGGGTTGTCCAGGCTAAGAAGCCTGGTAAAGCTACTATTAAAGTGCTCTCCATATTTGATTCATTCAATTACGATGAG GTTGTCGTTGAAGTTTCTGTCCCAGCATCTATGGTCATGCTCCTTAACTTCCCTGTTGAGACTGTTGTAGGAACACATCTTCAAGCTGCTGTAACAATGAAAGCATCAAATG gtGCCTACTTTTATAGATGTGATGCGTTCAGTTCCTTCATAAAGTGGAAAGCAGGCAGTGAGTCTTTCATTATTGTCAATTCAACAGGGGAGTCCCCTGCTTTAGACAGTTTAGGAAATGCCAACTTCCATGCATCAAATTATGGTCCCCCATGTTCATGGGCTTATATATATGCCTCGGCATCTGGTCGGGCTACTCTTCATGCTACATTATCAAAAGAATATCACAACTTTGATAGCTCTTTTGGTGGACCTTTTGTCTTAAAAGCATCTTCACTTATTGCGGCATACTCACCGCTTAGCATTCGTCAGGCAGGTGATGGAAACCATTTCGGTGGCTACTTTTTTGATCTGGCTCTAGCAGAAACTGATAAGCAATTGGTAAAGTTGGACAAAATATACCTTGTCCCTGGGACGCATTTGGATGTTATGCTTCTTGGTGGACCTGAAAAGTGGAACAATGGTGTTGACTTTGTTGAAACTATGGAAATCTTAAATGAACAACATGGTCACATTGACAATGGTGCTTCTGTGGAAAGCTTATCTGAAAGCTATAAGAGTTTGTATAGAGTTTCATGCCAAATGCTGGGAACCTAT aaaattgttttcaaacGCGGTAATCTGGTTGGGGATGGCCATCCTCTGCCTGCAGTAGCAGAAGTTCCACTGTCTCTTATATGTAGCATTCCTGCTTCAATTGTTCTGCTAGTGGATGAACATG TAAATGAACGTGAAGTCATACGGACTGCAATTCAAGCTGACCGCAGTTCAGGGCGAATTCGTGTCACCCCTGTTACTGTGGCAAATGGGCGCACCATTAGATTAGCTGCAATTGGCATTAGTAACTCTGGAGAAGCTTTTGCAAActcatcttctctttatttgaGGTGGGAACTTTTCAGTTGTAATGAGATGGCTAAATGGGATGATGCTGATAATTTAGAGAGGTCGGAGCACAGTTGGGAGAGGTTATTGAGCTTGAAAAACGAGTCAGGCCTG TGTACAGTTCGTGCTACAGCCATTGGTTTCAGAGATAACATGGGTGGTCATAAGTCTGTTCCATTGCTTGATAGTTCAGAGAATGTTCTTGCAGATGCAATTCGTCTACAG CTAGTTTCTACACTAATGGTCAGCCCAGAGTTCAATCTGGTGTTTTTCAATCCCAATGCTAAG TTAAATCTGTCAATCACTGGAGGGAGCTGTTTCTTGGAAGCTGTTGTGAACGATTCTCGAGTGCTAGAAGTCGTTCAACCCCAAAGAGGTTTACAATGCTCACAACTGATGCTGTCTCCTAAAGGTATGGGGACGGCGCTTGTGACAGTTTACGATGTTGGACTTGCTCCTCCACTTGGAGCTTCTGCTGTG GTACAAGTTGTAGACATTGACTGGATAAAGATTGTGTCACCAGAAGAAATAAGCCTTATG GAAGGGGCGTCACAGACTATTGATTTGATGGCTGGGATAAGTGATGGGAGGACTTTCGACTCTTATCAG TTTGCCTACATGAATATTCATGTGCATGTTGAGGATCATATTATTGAGGTGTTAGACATTAATGATATCTCAAGAACAGGAGGTGGATATGTTAATATCCCGAAATTTAAGATTTTGGCTACACATCTTGGGATCACAACTTTCTTT GTGAGTGCTGTACAGCAATCTGGGCATGAAATTTTGAGTCAACCAATAATGGTGGAAGTGTATGCACCACCAATAATTCACCCACAAGACATTTTCCTTGTACCTGGTGCTGCTTATGTG CTTACCGTGAAAGGAGGCCCAACCGTTGGTGTATATGTTGAATATATGAGTATGAATGAGGAAATAGTGACAATGCATAGATCTTCAGGACGACTGTCTGCCATTTCACCTGGGAACACT ACTATTCGTGCCAGAGTCTTCAGAAATGGAGATACTGTGATTTGTGAAGCATATGGCAGTGTTAAAGTAGGAGTTCCTTCTTCGGTGATATTGAATGCACAAAGCGAATTGCTTGGTGTTGGCCGTGAGATGCCTATTTATCCTTTGTTTTCGGAG GGcgatttgttttctgtttatgagctctgccaaaattaccAGTGGACTGTAGAAGATGACAAG GTATTGAGCTTTAATTTGTTAGAGCATTTGAATGGTGAGAAGTATGCGACTCAGTTGGATCCTTCAGAAAAAATTCAGTTCCCTAGCCATATGAGTGAGGAAGAGCTTGGTTTTATCAAAGTAATGTTTGGAAG ATCTACAGGGAGGACCAACATTGCAGTCTCGTTCTCATGTGAATTTATATCTTCTGGTTCTAAATCATGGACAAGATTTTACAATGCATCTTTATCAATATTGGTGGTGCCTGATCTCCCTCTTGCTCTTGGAGTCCCAATAACGTGGGTTCTTCCTCCTCATTATACTACAACAAGTATTTTACCTTCATCTTCAGAATCATATGGCCAAAGGGATAGTCAGAGTCACAAAGGAACTATTATGTATTCCTTATTAAGAAATTTCCCTGACAAGAATGAAGGTGTGCAAAAGGATGCTATTTCCGTTGAAGGGGACAGAATAAAGACATCAGAGAGTAACAATCTTGCATGCATTCAGGCAAAAGATCGTATCACGGGTAGAATTGAGATTGCTGCTTGTGTCAAAGTTGCCGAG GTGTCTCAAATAAGAATTACAAACAAGGAGGAGGTACCATTTCACGGGATTAATCTTGCTGTTGGTGCTGAACTTTCTCTTCCAGTAGTCTATCTTGATGCACTAG GAAACCCTTTCTATGAAGCATATGGCGCTGTTCTCTTTGATGTTGTAACCAACTTTCCGGATGTTGTGtccataaacaaaaacaacacacATGGTGGCAGTAGAAATATCCATCTTAAG GCAATGCAGCATGGTAGAGCTCTTGTGCGAATATCCATTGATCGTATTCCTCAGAAGTCGGACTATATCCTGATATCAGTGGGTGCCCATATACATCCTCAAAACCCGGTTCTTCATATAGGAGGTCATCTTAACTTCAGCATTGAAG GTTTAAATGATATACTTTCTGGCCAGTGGAGTACTGCCAATGGAAGTGTTATATCTGTGTCCCCATTGTCTGGAGTAGCTGAAGTAGTGGGGGAAGGTACAACCCAAG TATTTTTTGAAGCTTCAAGTTTGAAGCTGCGAACAGCTGTAGTAGTGCTAACAGAGGATATTGTATCTGTGGATGCTCCAAGAGAGACACTAACAAATGTTCCCGTCCCTACCAAAGGATATAACTTCTCTGTGAAGATCAG CAATAATTACGACAAGTTTAAGGCTCTTGGAAACATGAAGGGACTCCAGTATGACTGTAGAGTGGACCCGCCTTTTGTTGG GTATGCAAAGCCGTGGTTGGATCTTGATACCGGTAACTCATACTGCCTCTTTTTCCCTTACTCACCAGAGCATTTGGTTCGTTTGATACCCAAGTCCAAGGATATGAAACCAGATATTTCTGTTTCCATCAATGCTTCATTGAGAGGAGCTGATCATGTTTCAGGATCTGCTTCTGCTCTTTTTGTTGGAGGGTTTTCCATATTGGAGATGGGCAAG GATTCAATGCAGTTGAATCTGACCCCATACTCTAACAAGACTATTATAACAATCCTGGGCAACATAG ATGTTGAAATTTATTGGCATGAGCGGGAGTCATTACTCATTACTCGCATCCATACAGAAGGTTTTGGGATCGGTGGACGTGCAAAATATGAG GTGAAAATGCTGGGAGCCAAAAGATTCACAGATACAATTTTCATCACACTCCCAGCCAATG GTCAGAGTGTGGAAATCGACGTTAGCTGTGACCCCGGAGAAAGAACAGCATCTGAAACTACCATTAATTATACCCTTTGGACAACGGTGCTTGGATGTCTTGCTCTATTGATTTTGACAGTGGTTGTCTCCATATGTTATTTGGACAGACCGGATAGATCTCCCCAAACATCCATTAATGTTCCTGCTACTCCAAGTATTGCAGCCCCAGTCACACCTGATCGTAGCAGCCCAGCTATCGGGAGTGAATCTCCCCGAACACCTCAGCCTTTCATAGATTATGTAAGGAGAACAATAGACGAAACCCCGTACTACAGGCGAGAGCCTCGGAGGAGGGTTAATCCACAGAATACTTTCTAG